A part of Entelurus aequoreus isolate RoL-2023_Sb linkage group LG03, RoL_Eaeq_v1.1, whole genome shotgun sequence genomic DNA contains:
- the exoc5 gene encoding exocyst complex component 5, whose protein sequence is MATTAQLFEEPFDADEYIERLAWRTPGGGSKGGAEAFDPKRLLDEFENHIEELKQLDEKIQRRVEKLEHQCHREAKEFAHKVQDLQRSNQVAFQHFQELDEHISYVATKVCHLGDQLEGVNTPRQRAVEAQRLMTYFNEFLDGDLRSDVFNNPDKIKEAADIIQKLHLIAQELPFDRFADVKAKIASKYHDLERQLIQEFTAAQRRGEIGRMREVAAVLLHFKGYAHCVDVYIKQCQEGAYIMNDVFEDTAVLCQRVNKQVGEVFSSPETVMAKLIQNIFENKLQAHVREKLDDTRHSDVEQYLKNLYDLYTRTTVLAPKLTEFNLGSDKHTFLSKLIKSIFSFYLESYIDMERDYLRSRGAIILQRYYDSKNHQKRSIGTSSIQELKERIRQRTNLPLGPSIDTHGETFLSPELVVNLLQETRHAFERCHKLSDPADLPKNAFSIFLLLVEHLCVDHIDYALEIGLSAIPSADAKNANLYFLDVVQQANSIFHLFDKQFNDQLMPLISSSPKLAECLHKKKEVIEQMEVKLDTGIDRTLNCMVGQMKHVLATEQKKTDFKPEDENNVMIQYTTACSKVCAYVSRQVEHVRKSMDGKNVDTVLTELGVRFHRLIHEHLQQYSYSSMGGMLAICDVAEYRRCAKDFRMPLVLQLFDTLHALCNLLVVAPDNLKQVCSGEQLTNLDRNLLHAFVQLRVDYRPARLGRHFS, encoded by the exons ATGGCGACGACTGCACAACTGTTTGAG GAGCCCTTTGATGCAGATGAGTACATTGAAAGATTGGCATGGAGGACCCCTGGAGGAGGCTCCAAAGGAGGAGCTGAGGCATTTGACCCCAAACG ATTGTTGGATGAGTTTGAGAACCACATTGAGGAACTGAAGCAACTGGATGAGAAGATTCAGCGGCGAGTTGAGAAACTGGAACATCAGTGTCACCGGGAGGCTAAGGAGTTTGCCCACAAAGTGCAGGACTTGCAGAGGAGCAACCAG GTGGCCTTTCAGCATTTTCAGGAGCTGGATGAACATATTAGTTATGTGGCAACCAAAGTTTGTCACCTTGGTGACCAGCTGGAAGGAGTGAACACTCCAAGACAGCGGGCTGTAGAGGCTCAGCGTTTAATGACCTACTTCAACGAGTTCTTAGATGGGGATCTACGCAGCGACGTCTTCAATAACCCAGACAAG ATTAAAGAGGCTGCTGATATCATTCAAAAGCTGCATCTCATTGCCCAGGAGCTGCCATTCGACAG ATTTGCAGACGTTAAAGCCAAAATTGCAA GTAAGTACCATGACCTGGAGCGACAGTTAATCCAGGAGTTCACTGCTGCCCAGCGCAGGGGCGAGATTGGACGTATGCGGGAAGTGGCAGCAGTTCTCCTACATTTCAAG GGCTATGCACACTGTGTGGATGTATACATCAAACAATGTCAGGAA GGTGCCTACATTATGAATGATGTGTTCGAGGACACAGCCGTCCTCTGCCAGCGGGTCAACAAACAAGTCGGTGAGGTCTTCAGCAGCCCGGAGACCGTCATGGCTAAACTTATCCAAAATATATTCGAAAACAAATTACAG GCCCATGTCAGAGAAAAGCTGGACGACACGCGGCATTCTGATGTGGAACAATACCTCAAGAACCTCTATGACCTTTACACTAG AACTACCGTGTTGGCCCCTAAATTGACTGAGTTCAACCTGGGCTCTGACAAGCACACCTTCCTGTCCAAGCTCATCAAGAGCATCTTCTCCTTCTACCTGGAAAGCTACATTGACATGGAGAGGGACTACCTTCGCAGTCGTGGCGCCATCATTCTGCAGCGCTACTACGACTCCAAGAACCACCAGAAACGTTCGATTGGCACCAGCAG TATACAAGAGCTAAAAGAGAGGATCAGACAACGCACCAACTTACCACTGGGCCCTAGTATTGACACCCATGGGGAGACATTTCTGTCACCAGAGTTGGTGGTTAACCTGCTGCAGGAAACCCGGCATGCTTTTGAGAGGTGCCACAAG CTTTCAGATCCTGCCGACCTGCCCAAGAATGCCTTCTCAATCTTTCTGCTGTTGGTTGAGCATCTGTGTGTGGACCACATTGACTATGCTTTGGAGATCGGCCTCTCTG CAATCCCCTCTGCAGATGCCAAGAATGCCAATTTGTACTTCCTGGATGTGGTCCAACAGGCAAACTCTATATTTCACTTGTTTGACAAGCAGTTTAACGACCAGCTTATGCCTCTTATAAG TTCATCTCCAAAGTTGGCAGAGTGTTTGCACAAAAAGAAAGAAGTGATAGAGCAGATGGAGGTGAAACTGGACACAGGAATAGACAG AACGCTAAACTGCATGGTGGGACAAATGAAGCATGTCTTGGCAACGGAACAGAAGAAGACTGACTTTAAGCCGGAGGACGAGAACAACGTCATGATCCAGTACACTACA GCTTGCTCCAAGGTTTGCGCCTACGTCAGTCGGCAGGTGGAGCACGTGCGAAAGTCTATGGACGGCAAGAATGTGGACACGGTGCTGACGGAGTTGGGCGTTCGCTTCCACCGCCTCATCCACGAGCATTTGCAGCAGTACAGCTACAGCTCCATGGGAGGCATGCTGGCCATCTGCGACGTGGCTGAATACAGACGATGCGCCAAGGACTTCAGG ATGCCTTTGGTGCTGCAGCTCTTCGACACTCTGCACGCCCTCTGTAACCTCCTGGTGGTCGCCCCTGACAACCTGAAGCAGGTGTGTTCAGGGGAGCAGCTCACCAACCTGGACCGCAACCTTCTGCACGCCTTCGTCCAGCTCCGAGTGGACTACCGTCCAGCCCGACTGGGCCGTCACTTCAGCTAA